In Buchnera aphidicola (Aphis aurantii), one DNA window encodes the following:
- the nuoE gene encoding NADH-quinone oxidoreductase subunit NuoE — MSTKFTLSSFEINEIENQKKYYENYRAISIEALKIVQKQRGWVSDQAIVEISKILHINPSDIESVATFYSQIYRQPVGRNIIRYCDSVVCYITGYKKIKKTLEKSLSIKTGATTLDKLFTLLPICCLGNCDNSPTIMINEDLHSNLTPELIPDLLESYK; from the coding sequence ATTTCTACAAAATTTACATTGAGTTCCTTCGAAATTAATGAAATAGAAAATCAAAAAAAATATTATGAAAATTACAGAGCAATTTCAATAGAAGCTTTAAAAATTGTCCAAAAGCAACGTGGATGGGTCTCTGATCAAGCTATTGTTGAAATTTCTAAAATACTTCATATTAATCCAAGCGATATAGAGAGTGTTGCCACTTTTTATAGTCAAATTTATCGCCAACCTGTAGGTCGTAATATCATTCGTTATTGCGATAGCGTAGTTTGTTATATTACAGGTTATAAAAAAATTAAAAAAACCTTAGAAAAATCTTTATCAATTAAAACAGGCGCTACTACTTTAGATAAACTATTCACATTATTACCAATTTGCTGCTTAGGAAATTGTGATAATAGTCCTACAATAATGATCAATGAAGATCTACATTCTAACTTAACTCCAGAACTTATACCTGATTTACTGGAATCATATAAATGA
- the nuoF gene encoding NADH-quinone oxidoreductase subunit NuoF yields MNNKIIRLEETHPLTWRIRDDKKTVWMEEYCNKNGYVAFKKAISHKTPKEIINLVKESGLKGRGGAGFLTGLKWSLMPDKLINKKEYRYLLCNADEMEPGTYKDRFLIEQMPHQLIEGILLSAFAVQANRGYIFLRGEYIKGEYILNKAIREANNFGYIGSNILNSGFHFDLFLHTGAGRYICGEETALINSLEGRRANPRFKPPFPATFGLWGKPTCVNNVETLSNIPSIILNGTDWYKRLSQSSDTGTKLMGFSGKVNNPGLWELPFGITAREILEDYALGMKSGLSLKAWQPGGAGTDFLTPEHLDLSMNFDTLLKAGSRLGTALSMAIDNQTNMVSLVYNIEKFFARESCGLCTPCREGLPWIVKILHSLKNKKGQNNDIRDLENLCISLGPGKTFCAHAPGAIEPLQSAMKYFRSEFENGINIETKDLNENIIGIQSNKF; encoded by the coding sequence ATGAATAATAAAATTATACGATTGGAAGAAACTCATCCATTAACATGGAGGATTCGAGATGATAAAAAAACTGTTTGGATGGAAGAATATTGTAATAAGAATGGTTATGTTGCTTTTAAGAAAGCTATAAGTCATAAAACCCCAAAAGAGATTATTAATTTAGTCAAAGAATCAGGTTTGAAAGGAAGAGGTGGTGCTGGTTTTTTAACAGGATTAAAATGGAGTTTAATGCCCGACAAGCTAATTAATAAAAAAGAATACCGTTATTTGTTATGTAATGCAGATGAAATGGAACCAGGGACTTATAAAGATAGATTTTTAATAGAGCAAATGCCTCATCAGCTGATTGAAGGAATATTATTGTCTGCTTTTGCAGTACAAGCTAATCGTGGTTATATTTTTTTACGAGGCGAATATATTAAAGGAGAATATATTTTAAATAAAGCTATACGAGAAGCAAATAATTTTGGTTATATTGGTTCAAATATTTTAAACAGCGGATTTCATTTTGACTTGTTTTTACATACTGGAGCCGGTCGTTATATTTGCGGGGAAGAAACAGCATTAATTAATTCATTAGAGGGTCGAAGAGCTAATCCTAGATTTAAACCGCCATTTCCTGCTACTTTTGGGTTATGGGGAAAGCCTACTTGTGTTAATAATGTTGAAACTTTATCAAATATTCCGTCTATTATATTAAATGGTACTGATTGGTATAAAAGATTATCTCAGAGTTCTGATACTGGTACTAAGTTAATGGGTTTTTCAGGGAAAGTGAATAACCCGGGTTTATGGGAGCTACCATTTGGTATCACTGCGCGTGAAATTTTAGAAGATTATGCGCTTGGTATGAAGTCAGGTTTATCTTTAAAAGCATGGCAACCAGGAGGGGCTGGTACAGATTTTCTAACTCCAGAACATTTAGATTTATCTATGAATTTTGATACTCTTTTAAAAGCTGGAAGTCGTTTAGGAACGGCTCTTTCCATGGCAATAGATAATCAAACAAATATGGTTTCACTTGTCTATAATATAGAAAAATTTTTTGCTCGGGAATCATGTGGTTTATGTACGCCTTGTAGAGAAGGATTACCTTGGATCGTAAAAATATTACATAGTTTAAAAAATAAAAAAGGACAAAATAATGATATCAGAGATTTAGAAAATTTATGCATTTCTTTAGGTCCAGGAAAAACATTTTGTGCTCACGCACCGGGAGCAATTGAGCCGTTACAAAGTGCTATGAAATATTTTCGATCAGAATTTGAAAATGGAATAAATATAGAAACAAAAGATTTAAATGAAAATATTATTGGGATTCAATCTAATAAGTTTTAA
- the nuoG gene encoding NADH-quinone oxidoreductase subunit NuoG, whose amino-acid sequence MFKIYINKKKYYVRKSNNLLQACLSVGLDLPYFCWHPELGSVGTCRQCAVTKHSSSSDLKGRLIISCMTPVIDGDIISTHDNISEKFRTSIVELLLTNHPHDCPVCEEGGNCHLQDMTVMNKHHIRNYRFSKRTHKNQYLGSFIKHEMNRCIGCYRCVRYYKDYADGSDLNVYGANNNIYFGRIEDGVLENEHSGNLIEVCPTGVFTDKTHSKQYNRKWDMQYAPSICQSCSIGCNISIGERYGEVRRIENRYHENINHYFLCDLGRFGYSHHSLKNRPKNPSNMINGQPNILSFNEAIKEGVDFLKKHKNIIGVGSTRSSIENNFALQELVGEKNFSHGMCIKEYSCLKLILSVLKNNNLYIPSLKEIESYDVILVLGEDLTQTSPRASLAVRQAIKNKAKDIAEINGIPRWNAAVISNISENYKNSLYITHTHETKLDDIADWCYFGSVDNQSKFGSAIASNLDTSLPIIKDLSPLLLKKASFISKKLLNAKKALIISGTSSFNKSLIKTAINIAISIKKKEKNHVALSFFTTSSNTLGLGLIGGISIEEVLDRLQKKEADAVIFMEYDVSRYLSKYDYEIFFKNKKNICTIDHQYTKTYKNSKLNLPCVNFPESSGTIINFEGRAQRFFQVYDPMFFNKKNCLYESWKWLHFIQCKFLNKNISWFNIDDVIDSYSNKYSILKKIKISLPSVDFRINNQKIARSPNRYSGRTALKSHINIHESSQPKDTNSMFSFSMEGFNQPNKSFSYIPFAWFPGWNSPQAWNKFQVEVGKELISGDSGIHLFKNNKKVEDIYFHIKNHINKKYWHVIPYYHIFGNEELTQYSSIIQENIITPYVLISEIDAVELNLRKNSQIEFNCLNKNFRLNIKLSKNLCRKQIGLPIGRRGFPIALVGKEITFIREFIK is encoded by the coding sequence ATGTTTAAAATTTATATAAATAAAAAAAAATATTATGTAAGAAAGTCTAACAACTTATTACAGGCATGTCTATCAGTTGGATTAGATCTTCCTTATTTCTGTTGGCATCCTGAATTAGGAAGTGTTGGAACTTGTCGGCAATGTGCTGTAACAAAGCATAGTTCTTCTTCAGATTTAAAAGGGCGGTTAATTATCTCTTGCATGACCCCTGTAATAGATGGAGATATTATTTCGACTCATGATAATATATCAGAAAAGTTTAGAACAAGTATAGTTGAATTGCTTTTAACAAATCATCCTCATGATTGTCCTGTCTGCGAAGAAGGTGGTAATTGTCATTTACAAGATATGACAGTTATGAATAAACATCATATACGAAATTATCGATTTTCGAAAAGAACTCATAAAAATCAATATTTAGGTTCTTTTATTAAACACGAAATGAATCGTTGTATTGGATGTTATCGTTGTGTTCGATATTATAAAGATTATGCGGATGGTAGTGATTTAAATGTTTATGGTGCTAATAATAATATTTATTTTGGTCGTATAGAAGATGGAGTTTTGGAAAATGAACATTCAGGTAATTTAATTGAAGTATGTCCTACTGGAGTTTTTACTGATAAGACCCATTCAAAGCAGTATAATCGAAAATGGGATATGCAATATGCTCCTAGTATATGTCAAAGCTGTAGTATTGGTTGTAATATCAGTATAGGTGAAAGATATGGTGAAGTACGTCGTATAGAAAATAGATATCATGAAAATATTAACCATTATTTTCTTTGTGATTTAGGACGATTTGGGTATTCACATCATTCTTTAAAAAATCGACCTAAAAATCCTTCTAATATGATTAATGGGCAGCCAAATATATTAAGTTTTAATGAAGCAATCAAAGAAGGAGTAGATTTTTTAAAGAAACATAAAAATATCATTGGCGTTGGTTCTACTCGAAGTAGTATAGAGAATAATTTTGCATTACAAGAATTAGTTGGAGAAAAAAATTTTTCTCATGGAATGTGTATTAAAGAATATTCTTGTTTAAAGTTAATTTTAAGTGTTTTGAAAAATAATAATTTATATATACCATCTTTAAAAGAGATTGAAAGTTATGATGTTATATTGGTTCTTGGTGAAGATCTAACACAAACTTCTCCTCGTGCTTCACTAGCAGTTCGACAAGCTATTAAAAATAAAGCTAAAGATATAGCTGAGATAAATGGTATACCTAGATGGAACGCCGCTGTTATATCTAATATTTCAGAAAATTATAAAAATTCTTTATATATCACTCATACACATGAAACTAAATTAGATGATATTGCTGATTGGTGTTATTTTGGATCAGTTGATAATCAATCAAAATTTGGTTCTGCTATTGCAAGTAATTTAGATACTTCACTGCCAATAATTAAAGATTTAAGTCCTTTATTACTGAAAAAAGCTTCTTTTATATCAAAAAAATTATTGAATGCAAAAAAAGCACTCATTATTTCTGGTACAAGCTCATTTAATAAATCTCTTATAAAAACTGCTATTAATATAGCGATATCTATTAAGAAAAAAGAAAAAAATCATGTTGCTCTGTCTTTCTTCACAACATCTTCAAATACTTTAGGGTTGGGATTGATTGGTGGTATATCTATAGAAGAAGTATTAGATCGATTACAAAAGAAAGAAGCAGATGCTGTAATATTTATGGAGTATGATGTATCTCGATATTTATCTAAGTATGATTATGAAATTTTTTTTAAGAATAAAAAAAATATTTGTACTATAGATCACCAATATACTAAAACTTATAAAAATTCTAAACTTAATTTACCTTGTGTCAATTTTCCGGAAAGCTCTGGTACAATAATTAACTTTGAAGGAAGAGCGCAACGTTTTTTTCAAGTTTATGATCCCATGTTTTTTAATAAAAAAAATTGTTTGTATGAAAGTTGGAAATGGTTGCATTTCATTCAATGTAAATTTTTGAATAAAAATATATCTTGGTTTAATATAGATGATGTAATTGATTCATATAGTAATAAGTATTCTATTTTGAAAAAAATTAAAATATCTTTACCTAGCGTGGATTTCAGAATAAATAATCAAAAAATTGCTCGATCTCCAAATCGTTATAGTGGTCGGACAGCTTTAAAATCTCATATTAATATTCATGAGTCTTCTCAACCAAAAGATACCAATAGTATGTTTTCTTTTTCTATGGAAGGTTTTAATCAACCTAATAAATCTTTTTCATATATTCCTTTTGCTTGGTTTCCTGGTTGGAATTCTCCTCAAGCATGGAATAAATTTCAAGTAGAAGTGGGAAAAGAATTAATCTCTGGAGATTCAGGTATTCATTTGTTTAAAAATAATAAAAAAGTTGAAGATATTTATTTTCATATTAAAAATCATATTAATAAAAAATATTGGCATGTAATTCCATATTACCATATTTTTGGAAATGAAGAATTAACACAGTATTCGTCTATTATTCAAGAAAATATAATTACACCATATGTTTTAATAAGTGAAATAGATGCTGTAGAATTAAATTTAAGAAAAAATTCTCAAATAGAGTTTAATTGTTTAAACAAAAATTTTCGATTAAATATAAAATTATCTAAAAATTTATGTAGGAAACAAATTGGATTACCTATAGGAAGAAGAGGTTTTCCTATTGCTTTGGTTGGGAAAGAAATTACATTTATAAGAGAATTTATCAAATGA
- the nuoH gene encoding NADH-quinone oxidoreductase subunit NuoH: MKYFGIDLLEIFLGFLKIISFVMLVVFFSAMLSIFERRLLAFFQNRHGPNRVGYFGSLQLCADMIKILFKEDWVPKFSKKFIFVLSPILSFIALLSVIPIIPFIHKNPIINLNIGILFFLMMAGLSVYSILFAGWSSNNKYALLGAIRASAQTLSYEVFLGLSIMGVVAQSGSFGIVDIVNHQEKIWNVIPQFFGFLSFLIAGLAVCHRHPFDQPESEQELADGYHIEYSGMKFGLFFIGEYISIVTVSSLITAMFFGGSLGFGKPSFFWFFLKMMFFIVFFILIRASLPRPRYDQILSFGWKICLPMTLLNLLVTAFFILI; the protein is encoded by the coding sequence ATGAAATATTTTGGAATAGATCTATTAGAAATTTTTTTAGGATTTTTAAAAATAATATCATTTGTTATGTTAGTTGTGTTTTTTTCAGCAATGCTGAGTATTTTTGAGCGTCGACTGTTAGCATTTTTTCAAAATAGACATGGTCCTAATAGAGTTGGTTATTTTGGTAGTTTACAATTATGTGCAGACATGATTAAAATTTTATTTAAAGAAGATTGGGTGCCAAAATTTAGCAAAAAATTTATTTTTGTTTTGTCTCCAATTTTATCCTTTATTGCTTTACTATCTGTAATTCCAATTATCCCATTTATCCATAAAAATCCAATCATTAACTTAAATATAGGAATCTTATTTTTTTTAATGATGGCAGGTTTATCTGTGTATTCAATATTATTTGCCGGATGGTCTAGTAATAATAAATATGCTTTATTAGGTGCTATTAGAGCTTCTGCTCAAACTTTAAGTTATGAAGTTTTTTTAGGTTTGTCTATAATGGGTGTGGTTGCTCAATCAGGTTCGTTTGGCATAGTTGATATTGTAAATCATCAAGAAAAAATTTGGAATGTTATACCTCAGTTTTTTGGATTTTTATCTTTTTTAATAGCTGGATTAGCTGTTTGTCATAGACATCCTTTCGATCAACCTGAATCTGAACAAGAATTAGCTGATGGTTATCATATTGAATATTCTGGTATGAAGTTTGGACTGTTTTTCATTGGAGAATATATTTCAATTGTTACAGTTTCATCATTAATAACAGCAATGTTTTTTGGAGGTTCCCTTGGTTTTGGAAAGCCTAGTTTTTTTTGGTTTTTTTTAAAAATGATGTTTTTTATTGTTTTCTTTATTTTAATTAGAGCATCTCTTCCAAGACCTAGATATGATCAAATATTGTCTTTCGGATGGAAAATATGTTTACCTATGACATTGTTAAATTTACTTGTAACGGCTTTTTTTATATTGATATAA
- the nuoI gene encoding NADH-quinone oxidoreductase subunit NuoI, with the protein MNFKKIIVGLFTQIRSIWIIFINIFYKSETKLYPEEKVYLPPRYRGRIILTKNVSGEERCVACNLCAAVCPVDCISLQKSEKKDGRWYPKFFRINFSRCIFCGLCEEACPTAAIQLTSDFELSDFERHNLVYEKEDLLISGPGKYPTYDFYHFSGVLISGKKTGELNIESSPVNIKTLLP; encoded by the coding sequence ATGAACTTTAAAAAAATCATTGTTGGATTGTTTACTCAGATAAGAAGTATTTGGATAATTTTTATAAATATATTTTATAAATCTGAAACAAAATTGTATCCAGAGGAAAAAGTTTATTTACCTCCTAGATATCGTGGTCGTATAATATTAACAAAAAATGTAAGTGGCGAAGAGCGCTGCGTTGCATGTAATTTATGTGCAGCAGTGTGTCCAGTCGATTGTATTTCTTTGCAAAAATCTGAAAAAAAAGATGGTCGTTGGTATCCTAAATTTTTTAGAATTAATTTTTCTCGTTGTATTTTTTGTGGTTTATGCGAAGAAGCTTGTCCTACTGCAGCGATTCAGTTAACTTCAGATTTTGAATTGTCAGATTTTGAAAGGCATAATTTGGTTTATGAGAAAGAAGATTTATTAATTTCTGGACCTGGAAAATATCCTACTTATGATTTTTATCATTTTTCTGGTGTTCTTATTAGTGGCAAAAAAACAGGCGAATTAAATATAGAATCATCACCTGTTAATATTAAAACTTTACTACCATAA
- the nuoJ gene encoding NADH-quinone oxidoreductase subunit J — MNFVFYIFSCIAIISTFLIITQKNAIYSLLYLIISILSISGVFFSIGAFFAGALEVIIYAGAIIVLFVFVIMTLNLGDKDDRKEKKYLRPIFWVMPSVLTLILFLSMTYVIFFMKEKNIDFFIINTKIIGMSLFGPYLLLVELASFLLLSALVVVFHIGSEKKLNQKK; from the coding sequence ATGAATTTCGTTTTTTATATATTTTCTTGTATAGCTATTATTTCGACTTTTTTAATAATTACTCAAAAAAATGCAATTTATTCTTTACTATATTTAATTATTTCTATTTTATCAATATCTGGTGTTTTTTTTTCAATTGGCGCTTTTTTTGCTGGTGCTCTAGAGGTCATTATATATGCAGGAGCAATTATAGTTTTATTTGTTTTTGTTATTATGACTTTAAATTTGGGGGATAAAGACGATAGAAAAGAAAAAAAATATTTGCGCCCTATATTCTGGGTTATGCCAAGTGTTTTAACATTAATTTTGTTTTTATCAATGACATATGTTATTTTTTTTATGAAAGAAAAAAATATCGATTTTTTCATAATAAACACTAAAATTATAGGTATGAGTTTATTTGGTCCTTATTTATTGTTAGTCGAGCTTGCCTCTTTTCTTTTATTATCTGCTTTAGTTGTAGTTTTTCATATTGGTAGCGAAAAAAAGTTAAATCAAAAAAAATAA
- the nuoK gene encoding NADH-quinone oxidoreductase subunit NuoK encodes MISLFHGLFLSLILFILGLTSLIVRRNVLFILISLEIMMNAAALALVIVSTYWKQPDCYIMYILAITLAAAEASIALALLLQLYRSKKTLNVNVLSEMSG; translated from the coding sequence ATGATTTCTTTGTTTCATGGTTTATTTTTGTCATTAATATTATTTATATTAGGTTTAACATCTCTTATAGTACGTCGAAATGTTTTATTTATATTAATTAGTTTAGAAATAATGATGAATGCCGCTGCGTTAGCATTAGTTATAGTTAGCACATATTGGAAACAACCAGATTGTTATATCATGTATATACTTGCTATTACTTTAGCTGCAGCTGAAGCTAGTATAGCATTAGCTTTATTATTACAATTATATAGAAGTAAGAAAACATTAAACGTGAATGTATTAAGTGAGATGAGTGGATGA
- the nuoL gene encoding NADH-quinone oxidoreductase subunit L: MNIIFLIILFPLIGFFILSFSKGTFFKENISRISVFSIFFSFLITSFYGIMFINHTCQVWTQKLWCWIAIDTLRIDCNLILDGLALSMLVVITGIGLLIHIFSIWYMKNKEGYSRFFAYTNLFIASMSLLVLADNFIFMYIGWEGVSICSYLLIGFYYNKIHNNRSSLKAFVVTRISDIFLIIAIFLIYQTYGTLNFQKIHYLSHFFSINSLNINFIAFFLLIGVLGKSAQFPLQTWLSDAMVGPTPVSALIHAATMVTVGVYLIARTHFLFLLAPNILYLISLIGILTILISSFSALVQKDIKRILAYSTMSQIGYMFLSLGIQAWSAAITHLITHAIFKALLFLSAGSLIISCKNEKNIFKMSKINIKCPILYISFICGGASLISFPLVTAGFYSKGNILFSVLNSGHICLLLLGLFGSLLTSIYTFRMIFVVFRKFSFSNCLYEKAITHNLPLLILLVFSSIFGIYIIPSLSFVFPTFKYSINEKFLFEFISSLISLFGVWIAYYLWIKNTDFINKILKLKIFQFIYNFLLNGWYFDSLYNLFFVHPYLFISNILFSDPFNKINVFFVNTIQKINITLLRTVNGHVKWYIASMVLGVNLIFMFILFLCKI; this comes from the coding sequence ATGAATATTATTTTTTTGATAATTTTGTTTCCATTGATTGGTTTTTTTATTTTATCTTTTTCAAAAGGAACATTTTTTAAAGAAAACATATCTCGTATAAGTGTATTTTCAATATTTTTTTCTTTTCTTATTACCTCTTTTTACGGCATCATGTTTATTAATCATACTTGTCAAGTTTGGACTCAAAAATTATGGTGTTGGATAGCTATTGATACATTGAGAATAGATTGTAATTTAATTTTAGATGGATTAGCTCTTAGTATGTTAGTAGTAATTACAGGAATTGGTTTATTAATACATATTTTTTCTATTTGGTATATGAAAAACAAAGAGGGGTACTCGCGCTTTTTTGCGTATACTAATTTATTTATAGCAAGCATGTCCTTATTAGTATTAGCAGATAATTTTATATTTATGTATATCGGATGGGAAGGTGTAAGTATTTGTTCTTATTTATTGATTGGTTTTTATTATAATAAAATTCATAATAATCGATCTTCTTTAAAAGCTTTTGTTGTAACACGTATTTCAGATATATTTTTAATAATTGCAATTTTTTTAATATATCAAACATATGGAACATTGAATTTTCAAAAAATTCATTATTTATCACATTTTTTTTCTATCAATAGTTTAAATATAAATTTTATTGCATTTTTTTTATTAATTGGCGTCCTTGGTAAATCAGCGCAATTTCCACTTCAAACTTGGTTGTCAGATGCTATGGTTGGTCCTACTCCTGTTTCAGCGTTAATTCATGCTGCAACTATGGTAACAGTAGGTGTTTATTTGATAGCTAGAACACATTTTTTATTTTTATTAGCTCCCAATATACTATACTTAATCAGTTTGATTGGTATTTTAACAATATTAATTTCTAGTTTTTCAGCATTAGTTCAGAAAGATATCAAACGTATTCTTGCATATTCGACTATGAGTCAAATAGGATATATGTTTTTATCATTGGGTATTCAAGCATGGTCCGCTGCTATTACACATTTAATTACACATGCTATTTTTAAAGCGTTATTATTTTTATCTGCTGGCTCTTTAATAATTTCTTGCAAAAATGAAAAAAATATATTTAAAATGTCTAAAATTAATATAAAATGTCCTATTTTATATATTAGCTTTATTTGTGGTGGGGCATCTTTAATTTCATTTCCGTTAGTAACAGCAGGTTTTTATAGTAAAGGTAATATTTTATTTAGCGTTTTAAATAGTGGGCATATTTGTTTACTTTTACTTGGTTTATTTGGATCATTATTAACATCTATTTATACATTTAGAATGATTTTTGTTGTGTTTCGTAAGTTCAGTTTTTCTAATTGTTTATATGAAAAAGCAATAACACATAATTTGCCATTATTAATTTTACTAGTTTTTTCTAGTATATTTGGTATTTATATTATACCTTCATTGTCTTTTGTCTTTCCTACATTTAAATATTCTATCAATGAAAAATTTTTGTTTGAATTTATATCTAGTTTAATATCTTTATTTGGAGTGTGGATTGCATATTATTTATGGATTAAAAATACAGATTTTATTAATAAAATATTGAAATTAAAAATTTTTCAATTTATATATAACTTTTTATTAAATGGATGGTATTTTGATTCACTATATAATTTATTTTTTGTGCATCCATATTTATTTATTTCTAATATTTTATTTTCTGATCCATTTAATAAAATTAATGTTTTTTTTGTTAATACCATTCAAAAGATTAATATTACTTTATTAAGAACTGTTAATGGACATGTAAAATGGTATATAGCATCAATGGTATTAGGTGTTAATTTGATTTTTATGTTCATTTTATTTTTGTGTAAAATATAA
- the nuoM gene encoding NADH-quinone oxidoreductase subunit M — protein MLLSLLVIIPFFSGIFSFLSVKLKKCIPRYISIIGIFLTLLVTIKIWFSGNFCISQVNHYPHWNYQCILHWMPRFGIDFHLAIDSFSIIMLFLTFFLGIISILCAWNEIKENEGFFYFNLMLVLTGVIGVFIAVDLFLFFFFWEIILVPMYFLIALWGNNKHNKTSAIHAANKFFIYSQISGLIMLISILLLVFSYYQNTHILTFNYDLLLFNILDPRTEYIIMLGFFVSFLIKMPIIPFHGWLSDFHAQSSYCGSIDIIGALFKIAPYALFRYNMTLFPNVIQQISPIAMFLGLFSIFYGALLAFSQTNIKRLIAYASISHMGLILIAIYSDNKVAFHGLVIQIISNSLSTAALCILSGQIYKYFKTQNILKMGGLWSNIYWIPAFSLFFALANAGVPGTGNFIGEFLILFGIFQTYPIVSIIATISIIFSSIYSLYMIQRIYYGPSRRDNVILSPNIKEFLISIILIFSLVFLGLMPQKILNFSQDTISSIYHFKKKFVNSISK, from the coding sequence ATGTTGCTTTCTTTATTAGTTATCATTCCATTTTTTAGTGGTATTTTTTCTTTTTTATCTGTTAAATTAAAGAAATGTATTCCTCGTTATATTTCAATAATAGGTATATTTTTAACATTATTAGTTACTATTAAAATATGGTTTTCTGGAAATTTTTGTATATCTCAAGTCAATCATTATCCTCATTGGAATTATCAATGTATATTACATTGGATGCCTAGATTTGGAATTGATTTTCATTTAGCTATTGATAGTTTTTCCATTATCATGCTGTTTTTAACTTTCTTTTTAGGTATTATTTCTATTTTATGTGCATGGAATGAAATCAAAGAAAATGAAGGATTTTTTTATTTTAATTTGATGCTAGTGTTAACTGGGGTGATAGGGGTTTTTATTGCTGTTGATTTGTTTTTGTTTTTCTTTTTTTGGGAAATTATATTAGTTCCTATGTATTTTTTAATTGCACTATGGGGAAACAACAAACACAATAAAACTAGTGCTATACATGCTGCTAATAAATTTTTTATATATTCTCAAATATCCGGTTTGATAATGTTAATATCAATTTTATTATTAGTTTTTAGTTATTACCAAAATACTCATATTTTAACATTTAATTATGATTTATTACTTTTTAATATCCTTGACCCAAGGACAGAATATATTATTATGTTAGGTTTTTTTGTTTCTTTTCTTATAAAAATGCCTATTATTCCGTTTCATGGATGGTTATCAGATTTCCATGCTCAATCCTCGTATTGTGGGTCGATAGATATTATTGGTGCTTTATTTAAAATTGCTCCTTATGCGCTTTTTCGGTATAATATGACACTTTTTCCAAATGTAATACAACAAATTTCTCCAATTGCAATGTTTTTAGGTTTATTTAGTATTTTTTATGGCGCTTTATTAGCTTTTTCCCAAACAAATATTAAACGTTTAATTGCTTATGCTTCTATTTCTCATATGGGATTAATTTTAATTGCTATTTATAGCGATAATAAAGTTGCTTTTCATGGATTAGTAATTCAAATAATATCTAATAGTTTATCTACTGCTGCTTTATGCATTTTATCAGGTCAAATTTATAAGTACTTTAAAACGCAAAATATTCTTAAAATGGGAGGTTTGTGGTCCAATATTTATTGGATTCCTGCTTTTTCTTTATTTTTTGCTTTGGCAAATGCAGGAGTTCCTGGGACAGGAAATTTTATTGGTGAATTTTTAATTTTATTTGGAATATTTCAAACATACCCGATTGTTTCGATTATAGCAACAATTAGTATTATTTTTTCTTCTATTTATTCTTTGTATATGATTCAGAGAATTTATTATGGTCCTTCTAGAAGAGATAATGTAATATTATCTCCAAATATTAAAGAATTTTTAATATCAATAATATTAATTTTTTCATTAGTTTTCTTAGGTTTAATGCCTCAAAAAATATTAAATTTTTCACAAGATACTATATCTTCTATATATCATTTTAAAAAAAAATTTGTTAATTCTATTTCAAAATAA